One genomic segment of Impatiens glandulifera chromosome 6, dImpGla2.1, whole genome shotgun sequence includes these proteins:
- the LOC124943293 gene encoding glycine-rich cell wall structural protein-like has translation MASKLFFLTFLGSLLCCSIHARKINTYIPDSSSFRNEKTFFPRGPFVGGGGGAGGGGGGGIGLGSAGGGFGSGAGGGFGSGVGGGAGGGGGGGGFGGGGGGGLGGGVGGGSGGGFGGGVGAGGGLAGGGGGGAGGGGGFGGGAGGLGSGFGGGAGAGGGFGGGLP, from the coding sequence ATGGCTTCTAAACTGTTCTTTCTTACTTTTCTTGGTTCCCTTCTTTGTTGCTCAATTCATGCAAGGAAGATCAATACTTATATCCCCGACTCTTCCTCATTTCGAAATGAAAAAACATTCTTCCCACGTGGTCCGTTTGTTGGCGGCGGTGGTGGTGCTGGAGGCGGCGGAGGTGGAGGTATTGGCTTGGGATCAGCTGGTGGTGGATTTGGTAGTGGAGCCGGTGGTGGGTTTGGATCAGGAGTTGGTGGTGGAGCcggaggaggtggtggtggaggagggttcggaggtggtggtggtggtgggcTAGGTGGTGGAGTCGGAGGTGGTAGTGGAGGAGGGTTTGGAGGGGGAGTGGGTGCAGGTGGTGGGTTAGctggtggaggtggaggtggtgCTGGTGGTGGAGGAGGGTTTGGCGGTGGAGCTGGTGGACTTGGAAGTGGATTTGGTGGTGGTGCTGGTGCTGGCGGTGGATTTGGAGGTGGCTTACCTTGA